GAGGCCGTCCGGATTCCTGAAAACGGCGAACCGCGGCATCAGAAGTCCCGGTAACGGGCGAGCGGCAGACCGTTCACGTCGACATACGCGTTGGAACTCTCCAGCGCCGCCCGATTCTCGGCCAACCACAGCTCCGCCCGTCGTTTTGCGACGGCCCGGGCCACTCCGGCTTCCGCCGCTTGCGAAATGTTGATGTTCAACGACTTCGCTTCGGCCAGCAGCGACTCACCGAGCGTCACGTTGGTGGCCTTGCGTGCCGTTCCCTTCGTTGCGATCGTTCTCATGGCCCTTTCCTTGACGAGAGATGTACGAATGTTGGCTTACATGCGCATGAATCGCAACATCGTCGGCTCACGAAGAGATGCGGATGAGACGGACGGAGTTGCTGCGGAAAGCCGGGACGCGCGAACGCTTTAAGATCTGTTCGGCTTTTCGCCTTCCAGCTTCCCCCGTTCAGGACGGGTCGCCAAATCCCCTAAAGTTCCATCGCAGACCTCCGTTAATGGCTTCAACGGCACACGAATCGCCCCGACCAAGATGCAATCAGGGCACGACGCCGGGATAACCGAAGCCCTCTTCTTAGGAGTCTCATCATGGCCCAGATGATCAACACCAACCTTGCGTCGTTGAACTCGCAGAACAACCTGACCAAGTCGCAGGCGTCGCTGACCACGTCGCTGCAGCGCCTGTCTTCCGGCTTGCGCATCAACAGCGCCAAGGACGACGCGGCGGGGCTGGCGATTTCCGAGCGGATGAGTTCGCAGATCAGCGGCCTCAACCAGGCGACGCGCAACTCCAACGACGGCATCTCGATGGCGCAGACGGTCGAAGGCGCGCTCAGCTCGATCTCCGACAGCCTGCAGCGCATCCGCGAGTTGGCCGTGCAGTCGGCCAACGGCAGCAACACCGATATCGACCGTGCGTCGATGCAGGAAGAAACCGACCAGCTGCTGGCCGAAATCGACCGCGTCGCGACGCAGACCAAGTTCAACGGCCGTGCCCTGCTCGACGGCTCGCTGACCAACCAGCAGTTCCAGATTGGCGCCAACGTCGGCGAGACGGTTTCCTTCTCGGTCGGCAGCGCGCGCACCAGCAAGCTCGGCAGCAGCGACGCGGCGGCGATCACCACTGCGCAGAACGCGGGCACGGCCGCGCTGAAGGAAGGTGCATTCTCGTTGAACGGCGTCATGATCGGTCCGTCGCTCGCGTCGGCCGACACGGCCTCGACCGCAAACGCCTCGGGCAGTTCGATCGCGAAGGCGGCCGCGGTGAATGCGAAGTCGGCCCAGACCGGGGTCACGGCGACCGTCAATGCGACGGAAGTGGCCGGCAGTGCGATGACCGGGGCCGTTTCCGGCGGCACGATTACGCTCAACGGCGTGGATATTGCCGTTAGCACGACCGCCGATACCGCCGCCACTCGCGCCTCGGTTATCTCGGCAATCAACGCCTCGTCGCAGCAAACCGGCGTGACCGCCATCGATAGCGGATCGGACAACGGCGGCGTCAAATTGGTCGCCGCCGATGGCCGCAACATCGAATTGACCTTCACCGATGACGCAGTTGCAGGTGGCGGTGTTCTGTCCGGAGCAACGACCGGTCTGGCTAGTACTGCTTCGACAGCTAATGGAGTTGCAGACACCTACTCCGGCTCCATCACCCTCAACTCCGATAAGGCGATCACGATCACCTCTAACATGACCGGCGCGGCCGGCACGGGCGGGATCAAAGATGCGGGCTTGGCAGTCGGTACCTACAGCGCGCAAACCGCATATGCCTCGACGACAGCGACAACCGCGGGTTCCCTGACAACGATCGCGGCCGGCGACTTCAAGATCAACGGCGCGCTGATCGGTGCGTCGACCGCGTCCTCGGACACGGCGTCGTATTCCTATACGTCGGCCGTCACAAGCGCCGACTCGAGAGCCAGCAGCGGCATCGCCAAGGCCGCCGCGATCAATGCGCTGTCGGAGCAAACTGGGGTGACGGCCACGGTTAACGCGACCGATGTACAAGGCGCATCAATGGCTGGCGGCTCTACCGACGGACACAGTGGTTCGCTGGTCATCAATGGCGTCACCACTTCGGCGATCACGGTGACGGATGATGAAGCTGCAAACCGTAAAGCCGTGGTCGATGCGATCAACGCGATCAGCGGACAAACGGGCGTCGTTGCTACCGATACGAACGACGATGCCAAAGGGGTCACTCTAACCGCCGCGGACGG
Above is a genomic segment from Azoarcus sp. PA01 containing:
- a CDS encoding type II toxin-antitoxin system CcdA family antitoxin, whose protein sequence is MRTIATKGTARKATNVTLGESLLAEAKSLNINISQAAEAGVARAVAKRRAELWLAENRAALESSNAYVDVNGLPLARYRDF